The genome window CTTCGCGGATCGCCCTCCCCGCCCCGTTCGCACGAAGGCGTGCGAACTCCGCCATCCTTCGCACCCTTTGCGTCCTTCGCGGATCGCCCTCCCCGCCCCGTTCGCACGAAGGCGTGCGAACTCCGCCCCCCTTCGCACCCTTTGCGTCCTTCGCGGATCGCCCTCCCCGCCCCGTTCGCACGAAGGCGTGCGAACTCCGCCATCCTTCGCACCCTTTGCGTCCTTCGCGGATCGCCCCCCCACCCCCGGATTGACGCGACCGCCCGCGCCGCGGACAATCCCGCTATGCAACTCGGACTCGACATCACCGCCCTGGCCACGCCCCTGAGCGGAGTGGGCGTCTACACCGCCAACCTGTGGGAGCAGCTTGGCCGCAACCCGGCCGACGCCATCATCCCGCTCACGCACCAGCAGCCGGGAACAGGTCAGCGCCGATGGATGAACAAAACTGTATGGATGCAGGCCATCCTGCCCTGGCAACTGCGCCGCCTGCACTTGGACGCCTGCCACTTCACCAACAACGTTGCCCCGGTCTGGGGGCCATGTCCCACCATCCTCACCATCCACGACATGACCCTCTGGCTGTTCCCGTACTACCACTACCGCAAGCGCCTGCTGGCCATGCGACCCATCCTGCCGTTGGCCGCCCGTCGCGCCGCCGCCGTCATCACCGTCTCGCAAAGCGCCCGCGCCGACATCATCCGGCTGCTGGGCCTGCCCGCCGACAAGGTTCACGCCATCCACGAGGCCCCTGCGCCCATCTTTCGCCCACTCTCGCCCGGCCCCGCCCTGGCAGCCGTGCGCCGGCGCTACCAGCTCCCCGACCACTTTTTACTCTACGTGGGCACCATCGAGCCGCGTAAAAACCTGGTGCGCCTGCTCGAAGCCTTCGCCCGGCTGTCGCCATCCTTCCCCCACCACCTGCTGCTGGTCGGGCAGCGCGGCTGGAAAGATGACGAAGTTTTCGCCGCTGTCGAGCGGCTGAACCTGGCCGCTCGCGTCCGCTTCCTCGGCTTCGTCCCCGCTGACGACCTGGCGGCGCTCTACAACCTGGCCGCAGCGATGGTCTTCCCCTCGCTCTACGAAGGCTTCGGCTTGCCCGTCGTCGAGGCCATGGCCTGTGGCACACCCGTGATCGCCAGCAACCGCGGCGCCCTGGCCGAGGTCGCCGGTAGGGCAGCCGAGATGGTAGACCCGACCGACATCGCCAGCATCACCGCCGGGCTGGAGCAGGTGCTTTCCAACCCCGACCGCCGGGCCGAACTGCGGGCGCTGGGCCTGGCTCGCGCCGCCGGCTTCCGCTGGGAGACCACCGCCGCCCAAACCCGCGCCGTCTATCAGCAGGTGATCGGGTAGACAAGTAGAGAAGTAGACAAGTAGACAAGTAGACAGGTAGACAAGTAGACAGGTAGACAAGTAGAAACAGTCAACAGTCAACAATCAACAATCAACGAAGAACTTGCCACCTGCGACCTGCCCCCTGCCCCCCCTGCCCCCCATGCCCCCCACCCCCTTCCTCCATCTCCAACTTCCCAGCCCGCTGGTGCTGGCCTCCGGCATCTGGGGGACGTCGGCGGCCTTGCTGGGCCGGGCGGCGCGGGCCGGGTGCGGCGCCGTCACCACCAAGAGCGCCGGGCCAGAGCCGCGGCGCGGGCATGTCAACCCCACCTGCATCGATTGGGGCGGCGGCCTGCTCAACGCCATCGGCCTGCCCAACCCCGGCGCCGAGCACGAACTGGACATCCTCCGCCAGGCCAAAGCCGAACTCGCCCCCCTGGGCAGCGCCCTCATCGCCAGCTTCTTCGCCGATACGGTCGAGAATTTCGGGCGCGTGGCCGCCACCCTGGCCCAGGCCGCGCCCGACCTGCTGGAGGCCAACATCTCCTGCCCCAACGTCCATTCCGACTACGGCGAACCCTTCGCCGCCAGCGCCGCCAGCGCCGCCGCCGTGACGGCCAGCGTCAAAGCCGCCGTCCCCAGCATCCCCCTCATCGTCAAGCTGGCGCCCGATGTGCCCGCCATCGCCCGCATCGCCGCCGCCGTGGTCGAGGCCGGAGCCGACGCCATCTGCGCCATCAACACCATGCCGGGGATGATCATCGACATCGAAAGCGGCCAGCCGGTGTTGCGAAACCGGCGGGGGGGCGTCTCTGGCCCGGCCCTGTTGCCCATCGCCCTGCGCTGCGTCTACGAAATCCACCAGGCCGCGCCCGCCACCCCCATCATCGGCGTCGGCGGCGTCACCTCCGGCCAGGACGCCATCGCCATGATCATGGCCGGGGCCACCCTGGTCGGCGTCGGCAGCGCCATCCATTACCGCGGGCCAGAGGCCATCACCCTCATCGGCGCGGAGATGGACGCCTGGCTGAGCGAGCACGGCCACGATGCTGCCGCCCGTATCCATGCCCTGGCCCACCGTGAACCAGAGTACGACCTGGAACCCACCCCCGCCCCCATCCCCTCGTGACGACCTCACCCTCCCCCTGTCGGCCTCAACCCGCCCGCCTCGGCGCGGTTCAGGTCGAGAACAGCCGCACCAGAACCTTCATCTTCGACGCCCGCTGGCAGGCCGAACCCGGCCAGTTTCTGATGGCCTGGCTGCCACGTTTCGACGAAAAGCCCTTCAGCCTGGTCGATGACGACCCGCTGACGATCACCGTGGCGGCGGTGGGGCCGTTCACCACCCTCCTCCACCGCCTGCGGCCCGGCGACCGCCTCTG of Caldilineales bacterium contains these proteins:
- a CDS encoding glycosyltransferase family 4 protein; this encodes MQLGLDITALATPLSGVGVYTANLWEQLGRNPADAIIPLTHQQPGTGQRRWMNKTVWMQAILPWQLRRLHLDACHFTNNVAPVWGPCPTILTIHDMTLWLFPYYHYRKRLLAMRPILPLAARRAAAVITVSQSARADIIRLLGLPADKVHAIHEAPAPIFRPLSPGPALAAVRRRYQLPDHFLLYVGTIEPRKNLVRLLEAFARLSPSFPHHLLLVGQRGWKDDEVFAAVERLNLAARVRFLGFVPADDLAALYNLAAAMVFPSLYEGFGLPVVEAMACGTPVIASNRGALAEVAGRAAEMVDPTDIASITAGLEQVLSNPDRRAELRALGLARAAGFRWETTAAQTRAVYQQVIG
- a CDS encoding dihydroorotate dehydrogenase; the protein is MPPTPFLHLQLPSPLVLASGIWGTSAALLGRAARAGCGAVTTKSAGPEPRRGHVNPTCIDWGGGLLNAIGLPNPGAEHELDILRQAKAELAPLGSALIASFFADTVENFGRVAATLAQAAPDLLEANISCPNVHSDYGEPFAASAASAAAVTASVKAAVPSIPLIVKLAPDVPAIARIAAAVVEAGADAICAINTMPGMIIDIESGQPVLRNRRGGVSGPALLPIALRCVYEIHQAAPATPIIGVGGVTSGQDAIAMIMAGATLVGVGSAIHYRGPEAITLIGAEMDAWLSEHGHDAAARIHALAHREPEYDLEPTPAPIPS